Within Bactrocera oleae isolate idBacOlea1 chromosome 6, idBacOlea1, whole genome shotgun sequence, the genomic segment TAGACTTACTTGTGTGCCTTGGCCGGTTATGGGGATACATTTTCGGCAGTAAGTGGGTCTGAAAATAGAAAAGTAGATGAAATAGTAAGTGAAGGTGTTTGTATATGCATGTTAGGGTATTCGTATAAGCTCatgaaagtatttatatactaaattCGTTTGTAATGGAAGTGTAAGAAGTCACTTATAATTGGGTACAAGCATTGCAGCTCTTAGATAATGTGAActaatttgttgaaaaattagaaaaaaaaatatatttataaaatttcttcattGCTTTTTATAAACAACTTTATTAtgagtatttttattaaacatttttttttttggcgagctaaaaagattaaatttttcacataatttcCAACTCTTTCGCGCAAAAACGCGGCAAATATGCAAAGCATTCCTTTAACTCCCAAATTCATTTTTGTCAACCAAAAAACGCTACAAAAGCAAAACAGCACGAAAATCCTTTAAAATTTCACCTAAGCCCTTAGCACAATGAAAAATGCATACTCATAATTTAATTAGTGAGCTTTACAAAAGACTAAATGAAAAATGAGTTACGGGAAATGAGCAAGAATGCAACGGTAGAAAGCAGAAAGAAACGACCAGCCAGCAATACCAGAGAAATTAATGTCGAAAGTATGGCAACCATGGCGAGCGGGTAGCTGCGAAAGCGCGCAGAATAACCTGCAGCCAGACACATTTAATGAATTTGGCCTCCTTTAGTCACGATTGTTGTGTGCACTTCGTTTCGTTTCGTTTAGCtattacttttgttgtttttgttacggtattttgttgtttgtaaTGCTTTATAAGCAGCTGCATGTTGCACACAGATAAGCTTCCATTTAATGACGCAACATTACTGCAGGTGTTTTACGCTCACGCCCACCGCCTCCCACATATATCCTTTGCATTATTTCCGAGATTTGCTTTGGCGTTGTTTGTCGACATTTTTGCTGGTAGGAAGTGTTGCACCGAAATGTTTAGTCAGCACGAAATGAAAATCTTTAGCTTGAGACATGGAATTATAGCGTTCAACAGTTGCCATTGATTTCAGCGACCTATCTTGTTGTAACATTCACATGGAATTTAAATAGCTCGAAGCTAAATTTTGAAGCAAAACAAAGTCCAAATTTTTTATGCTGGTAACTGCTGCAAAGTTAGAAAGCCGACTTGTTGTTTATAGAACATTTGTTTCTATACCGCATCGAGCATCTGCTAAAGGGTGACAGCATTGCAAATCAAAACTAAAAGGGTTTCCACTCCTGAACTGATAGACCAATGGTTTCCACCTCCAGGTTCTTCACTAGTCCAGTTCTGTATAGCATTCAAAGTCAGTTTACTCTCAGAACTGCTACAGCTCACCCAGGCCATCAACGCACTATCTGTATAGTTGGCCAGAATTCCACAGTTCTCTTCGTTGGACGACATCGAAGCAGTCAGTGATATGAATCCATTATATGACGGTGGTTTTTGCACTGGGTTGGTATCACATTGTTCGCTAACAAATCACGAATTAATAAATATGATGTGTTATTGTGAATAACTTTCCACAGATCTAAGTTAACTAAATTCTCTAGAGGTATTGTTCCAGAAAGCCAAAAGTCACTACAATTATGTCACGCAAAGAGTTTGACTAACTCAAACTGCGTCAAAAGTGCGGTCATAAACCGAGGACACCACTTGTTCCCAAACATTCTAGCAAGAAGGTCACAATATGCTTGCGACTTTTCGGTGACATTTAAATTGAAGACCTTTATGTTCATAGTCCAACATCTACCACAGGAAGAGATCAGAAAACAATAGAATTAGAATGCAAAATAATTTAACGTAACAATTGATGTGGATCTGGTCACAGGTAAACGATCGATGCTAAGCCAAATTATTTCtatgaaaaacatttatatttatgtctGTGCTTTATCTATAGAAAGGAATAACAAAGGTGAACAGGTATAAAGCTGACAGCGGCTTAATTTCAATGCCGAATATGCTAAGGCCTTTCCAGCTTTTCGCTAAAAGATAAACCATTACTTAACACAAAATCTTCTCTTCAATCACTATTTTAAAGTAGTACATTGAAgacttatttcaaatataataaaaagttagAATAACCAATTTAAATTAGGCATCAACTCATTTTAACagataaacaaaaaacagcCCAAACCAATACACGGTTTTATTTAGTccattaaatattaattgtataacaaGTTGCATTTACACTGGAACTAGATAGCCGCTAGACTCGGTTGCTTTGAACCTTTATAACAAACTGTAAGCCTCTTAAACATCCAATGTAACCAAATATAAGCGCCATTCTTTTACCTGTCTGCTACTCACACCGATGAAAGAAAAAGTTAAGATGACATTTTTAAACCTTTTTGTGGTTATTTTTTGCAAGATCTATGTTAGAGCTTCTATTTTCTATTGTATTAAAACTCCATTGTTTTCGCACTACTAAACTTAAGAACATATGACTTTTCAACGTCCTTTTATATCGGTTACCCCAGTAATTATCCGTTTTCTTGACCTTGATTTAATGACCGCAATTTTGCCATAAGTTTGACTCGGTCAAACGCATTGCAACATCTTAAGGTATATAAacgaaaattttcgaagcaaaaGTCATCAGTCATCTTTTGGCTTCCACACTGAATATAACTGCAAAATTTAGTTTAGCTCATATATTCTCAGCTCTTTAAAACAGTTATACACAATGGCtcaacatttggaatcaagctTCTCAATTCGTAATTTGTTAGCGACCAATGACGGTACCAACACAGCGCTGACACCACCACCATCTGACGACGATTCGATGTCGTCTAACGAAGACAACTGTGTAAGTCGGCCTAACTATACATATAGTGCGTTGGTGGCCATGGCGATCCGTAGCAGCCCTGAGGGTAAATTGACATTGAGCTCTATACAGAACTGGATCAGTGATAACTTCCCTTACTACCGGAAAGATGAGCAGGGCTGGCAGAATCAAATAAGACAAACGCTGAGCACGAACTCTTGTTTCTGCAAAAGTCCACGACCTATGGGCGATCCTGGACGTGGAAATTATTGGGCCATTAGTCCAGAAGTAGGTACACTTCGTTTTCAGCAGCCAGTTGTTGGCACTGAGGCAGTACTTGGGGCGATGGTGAATGGTGTACCGCATCCGCAGGCTTCCAATGCGGTATACTTCCCTTCACCGCATGAGGTACAAGGAGCCCATCAGACCATGTTGGTGCAGGCTTTTCAGGAACAGCATACCTGGTACCAATATCATCTGCAACAATCACATCTACTACAGCAGCAACTAGTAGTCCTGCAACAACAGCAGATTCAACAGCATTACCAGGAAGTGTATCAAAAGCTCGCATTCCACCAACAGCAAATCGCTTTTCTAAGCGCTCAGCAAATGTCAGCATAAGTAGTATTTTATAACAGCGAGACATGTTGCACGAAAGTTAGtttatttactgttttcatatgtaaaattttgtaagaAGTATATATAGTGTAAAAAGAGATAAatgaatattgtatatattgtaattgctgttatctaatttgcataataaattttagttaaaaaataaaatacctaaGTTCTTAGTTATATTCATTTATGTTTAAACCTGCATATTGGCCATGAGACATAGTATGTCTTGTTCAAAAGCGTTCGGCTTTGATTTTTCAAGCCGCAGGATTCCTACGATATAAGAACTTTTGTGGCAAGGGCTGAGTTTTTGCCGAAAACGTCGACCTATCGGTGAGGCGCTATGTTACTGAAATTCCCAACAGATTCTCCTGATAATAATGTTTCCTTGGATAAAATCTGATCACTTCTTTATCGCTGCCtccatataatatgtatatagattctagtcattaaaataaaatctatatcGATTAAATCTATCAACTTTTGAGTTGTATTAATAGAATTGTTGCTTTACAATAGGAATCAATTATGTTATGGATCGCTATGTCCATATCTGCGTTTTTCCCGTAGGTCGATAACGAATCATTGGTCATAATGATTTATCTATTTAAATTCTAAGAGCCACTTATGAATTACGAAAAAAAAGCTTGGTATCCACAGGAGCAAAGAGGGACCCGCACACAACCACATTTCTAACTAATGTTAAATGTATGGCAATAAATTAAGGCCACCATGTGGTATGAGCGACGTCAAAAAATTTCTGAATCAGTATGAAGTGCGACATATTGacttaatatttgtaaaaaacaaCCTAAAGTCAAGTCATGTCAAGTTCAAGTAGAAAAAAACTAATATCTATTTgctttatattcttaaaaacCGCCTTCACAACACAGCAACCAGAAAAATGTTCAATATGTGGAAAATTTAcgcttaataaaattttattttaaaaggtgATATAAAAGGTGTTACGTTTGCGTGACAGCAGGATAAAAGGGAACGTGCATAAGAAAATTGAGAGACAAAAATTTAGAAGTGCTAGTCAATTAGTTCAAATGACGCGGAATATGCACTTGTAATTCAaaactaattatatatatgcaagtatatatatatttctttttaaaacagaaaatttatatcaaaGCAGCAGTCGCACCTATGTAAAATTGTTTCATTTCACACGAAAAcgatatattcatatttttcaaaatcgggGGTATTACACCCTTTTTTGCACGTTTccgatatttttgaaaattataagatCAATCATCATCATAATTTACGTGATTAAAAAACCCCTCAAAAGTATAAGCATATCCCTAACAAATTTTGCTTGCTAACCGTTCCTAGAGTGCAAATAGTTTTCAAACTCTAGTCTTTGCAATTGGATTGAAGTTTTCTGCACTAAATTCTGCTTAGTGTCGCTGTTATACCTGGTTTCACTGTTTTGTTACAACTTTAAACAATTATGTTGCATTGAAGAATTGCCTACATGCAACAGCAAAGCAAAAACCGCAGCTCTTATTGTATAGTGGGATATCCCGGTTATTATTGTCTTTGCCTTGATTTAGCGACTTTCTCTATGAGgttgatttataaaaaatttgctacCTCTCTTCACAGCCAATCGTCGGCATTATCGATCAGCTGTTTTGGTTTTGTAGGTATTGAGTTGACATTATGTCAAAAACCGAACGAAACTTCGTCTTTAGTCTTTTTATCATACCACACTTTGAATCAAAGTTCTTCATCAATAGATTATTCTCCAACAGCAAGGAATAAAAGAGCGCGTAGTCTCCTTCGCCCAAACTATATTAGAGGTATACATAGTGCAGTATAGgttacttttttgttattaagcTCTTTTATAAACCTACCTATATTCGAAGGTTTTGTGCGAAATTGACAGGCTTAAGTTATGTTTTCATATCCATCTGGTGAATCAGGTTACTGAATTCCAAGAAGTTAttctaaaacattttaaaatatgaagtaaCGAAATTAAGGTTAATTCAGCAGCCAGCAACCACCGGCCAAAAGCATAATACGCTTTGTATTAGCGGCGTTTCTATGGCATCAAAGTTACGAGGTTGCCACTGGTTTCTTGAAATCCACCGCAAGTGCGGGTTCGCAGCGGATACAACAATAGAATTTGTGTACAGTAACGTAATAGAACAAAGCAGCGCATAAGCTACCGCAAGCCACTTCATTGCTTTCTTGACCAAGGAGGAGGTTTGAGGTCTATTGTTCATCACTTGCATCTGTTTATTGTTTTCAAGATTATACCTGTTTGACTTCAGTTAAAGGATGGGATCTGCTATGGTAAGCAGGTAGGAAGCTGGCGCGATCCAGCATCGAAAAGGTCAACCGATTAAGTTTTGTGTAAGAGAAACTTTGCGTCAGCTGAAAGCATGTTTTCAAACTCTATTGTAATTATTCGTCATTGTTCAGCTTCATTGGTATACTTGTGGTGATTCACAGTTCAAAAGATAATAGATATTACAAGATTTGAATGCAAAAGTAAAAGCG encodes:
- the LOC106624603 gene encoding fork head domain transcription factor slp1-like, which gives rise to MAQHLESSFSIRNLLATNDGTNTALTPPPSDDDSMSSNEDNCVSRPNYTYSALVAMAIRSSPEGKLTLSSIQNWISDNFPYYRKDEQGWQNQIRQTLSTNSCFCKSPRPMGDPGRGNYWAISPEVGTLRFQQPVVGTEAVLGAMVNGVPHPQASNAVYFPSPHEVQGAHQTMLVQAFQEQHTWYQYHLQQSHLLQQQLVVLQQQQIQQHYQEVYQKLAFHQQQIAFLSAQQMSA